AGCCCTAAAAGGCTGGCACCACGATCGGTTGGTCGCCGCTGAGGGCGGCTCCCCAAAAGAGCCGACCGATCTTCCAAGAAAACCTCGCTCGCTTCGCTCGCTCGGCAAAAGAAGGTTTCGTTCTCCGTCGATTCGAGTTTCACCGCCGGTGTCGGACTTGTTGGTCCTCCTCCGAAGTCTTGAGGACTTCGGGCGGGAACTATCGTTCCCCCACCGCGAGCACGCGCCCGCGTGCGCACACAACGGGAGAAACGTGAGCTGGTCTACCTCCCACCGCAAAGACCGCCTTCCTGACGGTTGGTCTTCGCTGAGACTGGACATCCTCCGCAGAGACGGGTGGAAGTGCCAACTCCGCTACCGCGGCTGCGTCAGCGCAGCCACCGAAGTAGATCACCGCAACCGCGGTGATGACCACCGACCCGAGAACCTCCAAGCCGCGTGCGCTAGATGCCACGCGACGAAGTCGAGCCGGGAAGGTGCCGAACAACGAGCGCGGATGCGCGCTCTACGCAGGCGACCCCGCGGTCGCCATCCAGGCCGTCTAGACGACGGCTAGCGACGAAGGTACCGACTCTGCGCTATCGCCCACGGTCAGTCCTGCCTCGGTGAGTCTACGGAGCACCGGGGCCGTCGCCTGACGCCCAGGAGGCGAAGTTGCCAGGCATGGGTCCACCCCCCAAACGATCCGAAGAGCGAGTCCGGCGGAACAAGCCGGAAGTACCGATTGAGAAGGTCGAGACCGTCGGAGAGGTCCGAGTCCCCGCGTTGGGGATCACCAAACCGCACAAAATCGTCCGCTCGCTCTACACGTCGATGCAGAAGTCCGGTCAGGCTAAGTACTTCGAGCCGTCGGATTGGGAGTTCGCTCGCCTCACGCTCGAGCTGCTCGATCGCCAGCTCAAAGCGCCGCGTCCGAACTCGCAGGTGCTCGCCACGATTATGTCCAACTTCACCGATCTACTGGTATCAGAGGGTGCTCGCCGCCGAATGCGGATCGAGATCGAACGCGTCGAGTCCGCCGGCGCTGAAGATCAGGATCTCGCTTCGTTGATGCTCGAGCGACAGGCACAAGGCTAGGTTCTGCCCACACCTCCGGCAGACCGCGACTAGCTGCGCCGACTCCCAGTAGCCGCGGTTGAGCTGCCTCTCCCCAGCTCCCGCACCCCCGCCGCGTTCTCACGCGCGGCGGGGTCAGCCTCGCCCCCGGCGACCCGATTAACCGCCTCTGTCGGGCGTCGGGGGCAGCTCCACCACGAAAGGGCCTGATGGCTACCACCTTCCCCGTCGAGTGGGGTCACCGGCCCGAGTACATGCCGCTGGTTCTCGTCCGCTCGCAGGACTTCTACCAGCAGATGATGATCGACCCCGAAGACGCGCTGCCGGTCGGGACCACCGCGCGCATCGACGTCGTGCGATCCAACCGATCGCGCGAGCTGGTCGCAACGTGGGACGGCATCTGCTCCGAAGAGCTGATCGAGTTCGCCGTCGAAAGCGAACTCATCGACGAGCTGCCTCGAACCGGCCTCGACTACTACCTCTACGTCGTATTCCCCGACACCCCCGACCTCGACTTCTGCGTCACCTACGGCGTCGTCGAGCACCTCTAGCGGACAGAACGAAGGACATACAGAACTATGGCTGTGCAAATCGCCGGAACCCGTCAGACGATGGCCGATTCCTACAAGAATATCGCAGGCAGCGGCGCGCCGTACGTCGCGCTCTACACCGGAAACCCCGGAGCTAGCGGCAACTCGAACGAGGTCACCGGAGGCACCCCCGCTTATGCGCGGAAGCAGACGACGTGGACCTCCGGCTCCGGCGGCGCGCTCAGCGGTACGTCGGTCACCATCGACGTCCCCGCCGGCACCTACACCTACGCCGGCATCTGGACCGCCGCCTCCGGCGGCTCGTGCATCGACTGGGTTGCGATCACCTCGACGACCCTCGGCGCGCAGGGCCAGATCGTCGTTACCCCGTCGTTCACCCAGACCTAAGACTTGACATCCGTCAAGCACCGATAACAAGGGAGAGATAGTTGGCAACCAAAAAGACAACTCCGGAAGTTGAGACGACCCCGGAAGTCGCTTACGTCGAGGCCGATTTCACCGGCGTGGCCGTCGCACAGAACGACCCCCAGCCGCCCGCGGCTGAGCAGATCGTCCAGTCGTTCGCCACCGACCTCGTCGAGTACATCGCCGCACAGCAGCGCCGGATCAACGAGCTGGAGTACGAACTCTCGCGTAAGTAAGGAGCAGCGGTGTTCACCCCGATTCCTCGCCGACCTCGAGGGCCACTACCCCTCCCGGTGAGGAAGAAGGGGCTCCCGCTCCCCCACATCCCGCTCGCCCAGCTCCGGCCGCAGGACATCCCAGCTCCGCGTTGGCATACGTTCTTCACCGGGATTGCTGACCTCGCAGCGAAGGTAGTCGCCAAGCTCTACGACCCCGACTACGACGCCGACGGCCAGCTCGACGCGCCGTCGAAGGCGAAGCTCCACGATCCGAACTTCTCCGCCGCAGGTTCGCTGTCTGCGTACCCGCAGCCCAAAGACCCGGCCCGCTTCGCAGGTAGCGGAGCGCTGTTCGCGCACCCGACGGCGAAAGACCCAGCGCGGTTCAACGCCGAAGGCGATCTAGCGGCAGCGCTTCAGATCATCGACCTCGCGAAGCTCGCTGGCACCGGCACCCTCGCGACGTCAACAGCGGCCAAGGGCCGGATGGAGCCCGCCGCTTCGGGTCAGCTCGCGGCGCAGCCGCAGCCTAAAGACCCCGCGGTCTACTCCGCGGCGGGGTCTATCTCGGCGGTTGTGCAGCCGCGCAACCCGGCAGAGTTCGCAGGACTCGGGAGCTTGGCCGCTGTGCCGGTCAGCCGGCTCGAGGCGAAGTTCTCGTCGATCGCGCAGTTCTACTCCGGCGCATACGAAGTCGAGATCGTTCTCGGTCCCAACTTCTCCGCCGCGGGTCTGCTCTCACCGCACGAGCAGGCTAAAGATCCCGCCGCAGGCGGTGGGTCGGGCATGCTCTCGACCACCGCCACCGCGAAGAACCCCGCGGTCTACGCGGGCGCAGCAGCTCTCGCAGCTGCGACGCAGCCGAAGGCGACCGCTACCTTCTCCGCCGACGGAGCGCTAGACATCTTCGTCGCTGCGCGATCCGTCCCCGCCGAGCACAACGCAGAAGGCTCGTTGGCCGCTTCGGTGTTTCAACGACGCTTCATCCCAGCCGATCACAACGGCGAGGGAAGCCTCGCTGCGGCGGTATACCAGCGCCGCTTTCAGAACGCTCAAACATCGGGACAAGGCACCCTCTCGATCGCTCGCACCGACTTCTCGATTGTTCCGTACAACGTCCAAGTTACGTCATCCCAAACTGTCCCGGTTCCCGCCGGAGCGAAGTACATCGACGTCATCGTCTTAGGTGGCGGTGCAGCAGGCGTTCGCTCCGCTGGATTCTTCTCGTGGGGACGCGGCGGCAACCCCGGAGCCTACGGAACTCAGCGTTGGAGCACGGCGGGTCAGTCGTGGGACGGCGTGAAGGTGACGATCGGGGCTGGTGGTACAGGCAACAACGGCGGCGGTGGAAGCACCTCCGCAGAGCCCTCAATCGGAGGCACGCCCGCAGCGGGTGGCCCAGTCGTTGGAGCCGGTGGAAGTGGTTACAGCCAGTCGAACAGCCGCGACGCCCACGGACCCGGCAACACGACATTCCAAGGGGCGACGATGACCGGCGGCAGCGGTAACGGCTCCACCCCCGGATCGGGCGGCAGGGGTGGCGCAGACACGTTTGGGGCGTCAGACGGAGATCCCGGAGCGCGCGGCGAAGCGCTGATTCGATTCAGTTAGGTAGATGTGACAGACGTAACCAAAGTCCTCCCGTTCGACCGCTCCCAGATAGGGCAGGAGACCGGGTACTGGTGTGGACCAGCGACGACGCAATCCGCGCTGAAGATCCGCGGCATCAACGTCGCCGAACGCGAGATCGCGCGCCAGACCGAAGAGCTTGAGGGCAACATCGGCTGGGACGACCAAGACGGCACCGACTACATCGGCCAGCTCGCGGTCGTTCTGAACCGCTACCTCGGCGAGGGCACCTACGTCGTCCGCGACCTCCCGAAGATGCCGAACCAGACGTGGAAGAAGCAGATTTGGGACGAGATCGTCTTGACGATCGACTCCGGATTCGGCGTCCCGACGAACTGGCAAGCCCCGCCGAGCAACTACCCGGTCGGCCAACTTGGATCA
This genomic interval from Gordonia sp. X0973 contains the following:
- a CDS encoding HNH endonuclease, which gives rise to MSWSTSHRKDRLPDGWSSLRLDILRRDGWKCQLRYRGCVSAATEVDHRNRGDDHRPENLQAACARCHATKSSREGAEQRARMRALRRRPRGRHPGRLDDG
- a CDS encoding C39 family peptidase; the protein is MTDVTKVLPFDRSQIGQETGYWCGPATTQSALKIRGINVAEREIARQTEELEGNIGWDDQDGTDYIGQLAVVLNRYLGEGTYVVRDLPKMPNQTWKKQIWDEIVLTIDSGFGVPTNWQAPPSNYPVGQLGSRSPNYGGGTVFHYVLVDGYAVIDGILYIHIADSGFQPDGYWITFEQYVSLIVPKSYLVLGAEPQIDAAAVNDFIRIFVGPIASDVRDARAQLITRWPHLGNRDLKTAVGDLVGR